One Xenopus tropicalis strain Nigerian chromosome 8, UCB_Xtro_10.0, whole genome shotgun sequence genomic window carries:
- the surf2 gene encoding surfeit locus protein 2, with protein sequence MEALPGDVRLFLQQHPSLQLIAANKVRCTLTGHELICRLPELQSFTRGKKYQRLTTASSSFDFSSFEPHIVPSTKNPKQLFCKLTLRHINRIPEHIQRHVQGKRYTRALKKYEECKQQGVEFVPACLRNKTKPKDNSGHERSAGRKGNTWEPPFSDSEDSDSGDSMSDLYPAQLFTKKNHENEQDDSFQSDSDEEEMEVEPPQNQNKRQQKQNGPAKKKFKKHHQKAKHFRKSAAK encoded by the exons ATGGAGGCGCTGCCGGGAGATGTGCGACTGTTTCTACAGCAACACCCGAGTCTGCAACTCATCGCCGCCAATAAG GTTCGCTGTACCCTGACTGGGCATGAGTTGATCTGCCGACTCCCCGAACTGCAAAGCTTCACCAGAGGGAAGAAGTACCAGAGATTAACCACTGCCTCCTCCTCTTTTGACTTCAGCAGCTTCGAGCCCCACATCGTACCAAGTACAAAAAATCC GAAGCAGCTGTTTTGCAAGCTGACTCTGCGCCACATCAACAGGATCCCAGAGCACATCCAGCGCCACGTGCAGGGCAAGCGATATACTAGAGCTTTGAAGAAAT ATGAGGAGTGCAAGCAGCAGGGAGTGGAGTTCGTCCCTGCTTGTCTCCGGAACAAAACCAAACCAAAGGACAACTCGGGCCATGAGCGGTCAGCGGGCAGAAAGGGAAACACGTGGGAGCCGCCCTTCAGTGATTCAGAGGACAGCGACTCGGGGGACAGCATGAGTGATTTGTACCCAG CCCAGCTGTTCACTAAGAAAAATCATGAGAATGAACAAGATGACAGTTTTCAGTCGGATAGTGATGAGGAGGAGATGGAGGTGGAGCCGCCTCAGAACCAAAATAAAAGACAACAG AAACAGAATGGCCCAGCAAAGAAGAAATTTAAGAAGCACCACCAGAAAGCCAAGCATTTCAGAAAGTCAGCAGCGAAATAA